From Vicia villosa cultivar HV-30 ecotype Madison, WI unplaced genomic scaffold, Vvil1.0 ctg.001330F_1_1_2_unsc, whole genome shotgun sequence, a single genomic window includes:
- the LOC131634685 gene encoding uncharacterized protein LOC131634685, producing the protein MRIGLQAYHNWHDWLLAREERNSYAAHNNPDVWIPPTIDQVKCNFDAGFNNVCGTSNRGWCFRDHLGRFLTAGVSWDVGLLYVIKAKATTLKEAIQNAISLQLSHVIF; encoded by the coding sequence ATGAGGATTGGTTTACAAGCTTATCATAATTGGCATGATTGGCTTTTAGCTAGAGAGGAGCGAAACTCATATGCTGCTCATAATAACCCAGATGTGTGGATTCCTCCTACGATAGATCAGGTGAAGTGCAACTTTGACGCAGGGTTCAATAATGTTTGTGGAACTTCTAATAGAGGGTGGTGTTTCAGGGATCATTTAGGGAGGTTTCTCACAGCAGGCGTGTCTTGGGATGTGGGTCTTCTTTATGTCATTAAAGCTAAAGCCACAACACTGAAGGAAGCAATCCAAAATGCCATCTCTCTACAATTATCTCATGTTATTTTTTAG